The Littorina saxatilis isolate snail1 linkage group LG13, US_GU_Lsax_2.0, whole genome shotgun sequence genome contains a region encoding:
- the LOC138983604 gene encoding histidine N-acetyltransferase-like — MATERTHSARPEMDLATPQSAHEDFSDETIREATLADRQDVLDIDTNVYYGLDYLPSNYNDIIRNPQIKANVYEKKGKMVGFFSARLVDGGQSLMTSSGRLGLDSRGGGMYGRFKKRVFEEWKDSPDLRYVTMAVTNYNFESKRERLLRDYRQVLERDITVIECNLQQIRSAVNSRQSSQPQSQLQLLSYDDVNVMMRHQPSQLRHLFPEDRILLQWCPLRILEVNTKEIFNGNEKILANKPAEPMPTTVQPGKNFPVTFMSAGGHYSCKRGQNYHVDVYGSGSDEDLREHMEWHLLRLAEVRADLDTAVLMVYHTRRVEDIVEKLKQDFSLQVSTAIPIRKVIALEMDYVK; from the exons GCCTGAAATGGATCTAGCAACACCCCAATCAGCTCATGAGGATTtctcggatgagacgataagggaagcaactctagCAGACCGCCAAGACGTCCTTGACATCGATACAAACGTATACTACGGATTGGACTATCTCCCCAGCAATTACAATGACATCATCAGGAATCCTCAGATCAAGGCCAACGTatatgaaaagaaaggaaaaatg GTAGGTTTCTTCAGTGCCCGACTAGTGGACGGCGGCCAAAGCCTTATGACATCATCGGGGCGACTGGGCTTGGACAgcaggggaggggggatgtaCGGACGTTTCAAGAAGCGGGTGTTTGAGGAATGGAAAGATTCACCTGACCTCCGCTACGTTACCATGGCTGTCACAAACTACAACTTTGAGTCCAAGAGAGAGCGATTGCTGCGAGACTACCGGCAGGTCTTGGAACGG GATATAACGGTGATCGAATGCAACCTCCAGCAAATCAGGTCAGCAGTCAACTCCAGGCAAAGTTCCCAGCCCCAAAGTCAACTCCAACTGCTCTCCTACGATGACGTCAACGTCATGATGCGTCACCAGCCCAGCCAATTGCGTCATCTTTTCCCAGAAGACCGCATTCTTCTGCAGTGGTGCCCCCTGAGAATACTGGAGGTCAACACCAAAGAAATCTTCAACGGGAATGAGAAAATCCTGGCAAACAAACCAGCAGAACCGATGCCTACAACAGTACAGCCAGGGAAGAATTTTCCCGTCACTTTCATGTCGGCCGGCGGACATTATTCGTGCAAACGAGGCCAGAATTATCATGTAGACGTCTACGGAAGCGGAAGTGACGAAGACTTGCGCGAGCATATGGAGTGGCACTTACTGCGATTGGCCGAAGTGAGAGCAGACCTGGACACGGCTGTTCTGATGGTGTACCATACCAGACGAGTAGAGGACATTGTGGAGAAACTGAAACAAGATTTCTCCCTTCAAGTCTCCACAGCTATTCCGATCAGGAAAGTGATCGCATTGGAGATGGACTACGTCAAATAA